Proteins encoded in a region of the Calditrichota bacterium genome:
- a CDS encoding cytochrome b/b6 domain-containing protein: MDSPSTQNNVKNASSVLRFPFVWRIQHALMALGVIGLALSGLAYRYYDTGPGRLLMSFEGGFGARGILHRICAALLGAAIVWHFFWVVFTRRGHDDFLALMPEKGDTRRWWEALKTKLRGEPYRADWGRYTLGQKAQYWIIATGSILMALSGLMLLLGDRILGMMPKQALDLIRVIHGGEGVELMIFIVLWHLYSTHLSPGRFPMDNAWLTGRISRERQSREHPREVVP; this comes from the coding sequence ATGGATTCTCCTTCGACTCAGAACAACGTTAAGAATGCGTCATCGGTGCTCCGGTTTCCGTTCGTCTGGAGGATTCAACATGCGTTGATGGCTCTGGGGGTCATTGGATTGGCGCTCTCCGGGCTGGCTTACCGATATTACGACACCGGGCCGGGAAGATTGCTGATGTCCTTCGAAGGTGGATTCGGAGCGCGCGGAATTTTGCACCGGATATGTGCCGCCCTGCTCGGTGCGGCTATTGTCTGGCACTTCTTCTGGGTCGTCTTCACCCGGAGGGGACACGACGATTTCCTCGCACTCATGCCGGAGAAGGGCGATACCCGACGGTGGTGGGAAGCGCTGAAGACGAAACTGCGTGGTGAGCCGTATCGTGCCGATTGGGGACGATACACCCTCGGCCAAAAGGCGCAGTATTGGATCATCGCAACCGGTTCGATCCTCATGGCGCTCTCGGGATTGATGCTGCTGTTGGGTGATCGCATCCTCGGTATGATGCCAAAGCAGGCGCTCGACCTTATACGGGTGATTCACGGCGGGGAGGGCGTCGAACTCATGATCTTCATCGTCTTATGGCACCTCTATTCGACGCATCTCTCGCCGGGTCGTTTTCCGATGGACAATGCCTGGTTGACCGGTCGCATTTCGCGGGAACGGCAATCTCGAGAGCATCCCCGGGAAGTCGTCCCATAG
- a CDS encoding cytochrome b/b6 domain-containing protein, with the protein MSDSLDRILTEAGLDDEAGRRDLLEALATEVGEERLSQIITAMASAKSRALSKPQAPLTEPHVSHPRVESKTYLRFNLSTRIQHGVMALSVLILIVTGLPLKFHDARLSQWVMNLMGGIEVSAIVHRVGATLLIGVGLAHLLYISLTRVGRRDLFLLLPRFKDLRDWILMLKYYVGLTEEKARFGRFSYIEKFDYWAVYWGMVIMITSGSLLWFQDFFLKFIPKWMLDIAKEAHSDEALLATLAIIVWHFYNVHFSPAKFPMSKVFINGKLTREEMEDEHPLELEEMEKESQGRKTKSEQ; encoded by the coding sequence GTGAGTGACTCTCTCGACCGGATCCTGACCGAAGCCGGCCTTGACGATGAAGCCGGTCGGAGGGACTTGCTCGAAGCGCTCGCGACCGAAGTGGGCGAAGAGCGCCTCAGCCAGATCATCACTGCGATGGCGTCTGCAAAGAGTCGGGCGCTGTCCAAACCTCAAGCCCCGCTAACTGAACCTCACGTATCGCATCCTCGGGTCGAATCGAAGACCTATCTCCGTTTCAACCTCTCGACCCGCATCCAGCATGGAGTAATGGCGTTGTCCGTGCTTATTCTCATCGTTACCGGGCTCCCCTTGAAGTTCCATGATGCCCGGCTTTCTCAATGGGTGATGAACTTGATGGGAGGCATAGAGGTCTCGGCAATCGTCCATAGGGTCGGCGCAACGCTGCTGATTGGTGTCGGACTGGCACACTTGCTCTACATATCGCTCACCCGGGTCGGCCGGCGGGATTTGTTCCTTCTACTTCCCCGCTTCAAGGACTTGCGCGACTGGATCCTGATGCTAAAATATTATGTCGGTTTGACTGAGGAGAAGGCTCGTTTTGGGCGGTTCAGTTACATCGAAAAATTCGACTACTGGGCGGTCTATTGGGGTATGGTCATCATGATCACGTCGGGATCGCTGCTCTGGTTTCAGGACTTCTTCCTCAAGTTCATCCCGAAGTGGATGCTCGACATCGCCAAGGAAGCGCACTCCGATGAAGCACTGCTGGCAACGCTCGCGATCATCGTCTGGCATTTTTACAATGTCCATTTCTCGCCGGCCAAGTTTCCGATGAGCAAAGTCTTCATTAACGGCAAACTAACCCGCGAGGAGATGGAAGATGAGCATCCTCTCGAACTCGAGGAGATGGAGAAAGAGAGCCAGGGACGAAAGACGAAGAGTGAACAATGA